The following are encoded together in the Hippoglossus stenolepis isolate QCI-W04-F060 chromosome 12, HSTE1.2, whole genome shotgun sequence genome:
- the ppa1b gene encoding inorganic pyrophosphatase: MSFTVEERGAPNSLSFRLFYKNAEGKYISPFHDIPMYADESQNIFHMVVEVPRWTNAKMEIATKELLNPIKQDVKKGKLRYVANVFPHRGYIWNYGAIPQTWEDPTHKDGDTDCCGDNDPIDVCEIGSKVCSRGEVMKVKVLGVLAMIDEGETDWKVIAINVEDPEAKDLNNISDVRRLKPGYLEATIDWFRRYKVPDGKPENRFAFNDEFKDKDFAIEVIKSTNMFWKALISQQTKAGELNCKNTCVSEGDSCHSCSADEAKAAVDMHPCGKEECVPSSVDKWFYYEKK, encoded by the exons ATGAGCTTCACcgtggaggagaggggagccCCCAACTCCCTGAGCTTCCGCCTGTTCTACA AAAATGCAGAAGGAAAATACATCTCGCCATTCCACGACATACCAATGTATGCTGATGAGAGCCAG AACATCTTCCACATGGTTGTGGAAGTACCAAGATGGACTAATGCAAAGATGGAG ATTGCTACCAAAGAACTCCTAAACCCGATAAAGCAAGATGTGAAGAAGGGCAAGCTGCGATATGTTGCCAATGTTTTCCCACATAGAGGCTACATATGGAACTATGGAGCCATTCCCCAG ACATGGGAAGATCCCACACACAAAGACGGAGACACTGACTGCTGTGGCGACAACGACCCCATCGATGTCTGTGAAATCGGAAGCAAG GTGTGTTCCCGTGGGGAGGTAATGAAAGTGAAGGTACTCGGGGTCCTGGCCATGATCGATGAGGGCGAGACTGATTGGAAAGTGATTGCGATCAATGTAGAGGACCCCGAAGCCAAAGACTTGAACA ACATCAGTGACGTCCGGCGCCTGAAACCCGGCTACCTGGAGGCCACAATCGACTGGTTCAGGAGATACAAAGTGCCTGATGGGAAACCAGAAAACCGGTTTGCTTTCAATGACGAGTTCAAAGACAAG GACTTTGCCATTGAAGTTATCAAGAGCACTAACATGTTCTGGAAGGCCCTCATCTCCCAACAGACTAAAGCTGGTGAACTGAACTG CAAAAACACCTGTGTCTCTGAAGGCGACAGCTGTCACTCCTGCTCAGCGGATGAGGCGAAAGCTGCTGTTGAT ATGCATCCTTGTGGAAAAGAGGAATGTGTCCCCTCATCAG tgGATAAATGGTTCTACTATGAGAAGAAGTAA
- the eif4ebp2 gene encoding eukaryotic translation initiation factor 4E-binding protein 2, whose translation MSTSRQLSESRAIPTRTVLINDTTQLPHDYCTTPGGTLFSTTPGGTRIIYDRKFLLDRRNSPIAQAPPARLPVIPGVTSQNVLRENQKNEANNHIKNHDGKPTTGDDAQFEMDI comes from the exons ATGTCGACCAGTCGTCAGCTGAGCGAGAGCAGGGCCATCCCGACCAGGACGGTGTTGATCAACGACACAACGCAGCTACCTCACGACTACTGCACCACCCCCGGAGGCACTTTATTCTCCACCACCCCCGGAG GAACCCGGATCATCTACGACCGGAAGTTCCTCCTGGACAGGCGCAACTCCCCCATTGCCCAGGCTCCACCAGCTCGCCTGCCTGTCATCCCCGGAGtgaccagccaaaatgtcctacGTGAGAACCAGAAGAACGAAGCCAACAACCATATCAAAAACCATGATGGCAAGCCCACAACCG gTGATGATGCCCAGTTTGAAATGGACATCTAA